One region of Flavobacterium pisciphilum genomic DNA includes:
- the mobA gene encoding conjugal transfer protein MobA produces MNDNNRKQLKKTGRRPKEDPATIRYTISFNEQEHARFLALFDKSGMQVKAHFITSCIFDKTIKTIQIDKGTVDFYMRLTSFHSQFRSIGVNYNQIVKLLYKNFSEKKAAAFLYKLEKQTAEMAMLCQKIIQISEEFEAKHLKK; encoded by the coding sequence ATGAACGATAACAACAGAAAGCAATTGAAAAAGACCGGACGCCGCCCTAAAGAAGACCCGGCGACAATCCGCTATACAATTTCCTTTAACGAGCAGGAACACGCCCGCTTTCTTGCCCTTTTTGACAAATCTGGTATGCAGGTAAAAGCGCATTTCATAACGTCCTGCATCTTTGACAAGACCATAAAGACCATTCAGATTGACAAGGGAACGGTTGATTTTTATATGCGGCTAACCTCTTTTCACAGCCAGTTCCGTTCCATAGGTGTGAACTATAACCAAATTGTAAAGCTGTTGTACAAGAATTTTTCCGAGAAAAAAGCCGCAGCGTTTCTGTACAAACTGGAAAAACAGACGGCTGAAATGGCAATGCTGTGTCAGAAAATTATCCAAATAAGCGAAGAATTTGAAGCCAAACACCTGAAAAAATAG
- the mobB gene encoding conjugal transfer protein MobB, with protein sequence MIAKIGRSANLYGALAYNQLKVENENGQILFANKMIETASGHYSVAQLAQSFAPYLIANRNTEKHTLHISLNPDPNDKVSDDKFREMTEQYMREMGYGEQPFVVFKHTDIDRSHIHIVSVCVDEQGKKISDKFEKMRSMNVCRELEKKHGVIPATDKERNQTDKVFRPVDYRAGDVKSQIASVVRHLPNYYQYQTLGEYNALLSLFKITTEKIEGELQGKMQQGLLYIPLNEKGERAGHPFKASLFGKSAGLPALELHFAKCKTALKDSPAKQTLKSAVTIALKTTSDEQAFKKQLAEQGINVVVRRNDTGRIYGITFIDHNSKAVWNGSRLATELSANTFNDYWNSNINPDIKESAVLQPKLSTSNDADLPAEEPHHLFDFLATDKHEDGLIEALGGLLPEAQGEDYEEQDFANKMKKKRKRQRGQK encoded by the coding sequence ATGATAGCAAAAATTGGAAGAAGCGCAAATTTATACGGGGCATTGGCGTACAATCAGCTTAAAGTGGAGAATGAAAACGGGCAGATTTTGTTTGCCAATAAGATGATTGAAACCGCAAGCGGTCATTATTCGGTGGCACAATTAGCCCAGTCTTTTGCCCCTTACCTGATAGCCAACCGCAACACCGAGAAACATACGTTGCATATTTCGCTCAATCCTGACCCGAACGATAAGGTTAGCGATGATAAGTTTAGGGAAATGACAGAACAGTATATGCGGGAAATGGGTTACGGCGAACAGCCTTTTGTGGTGTTCAAACATACCGATATTGACCGCAGCCATATACACATTGTATCGGTTTGCGTGGACGAGCAGGGCAAAAAGATTTCGGACAAATTCGAGAAAATGCGGTCTATGAATGTATGCCGTGAATTGGAAAAAAAACACGGGGTGATACCCGCCACCGACAAAGAGCGTAACCAGACTGATAAGGTTTTCCGTCCGGTAGATTATCGGGCAGGCGATGTAAAAAGTCAAATCGCTTCGGTCGTTCGCCACCTGCCGAATTACTACCAATACCAAACTTTAGGCGAATACAATGCCCTGCTTTCCCTGTTCAAAATTACCACCGAGAAAATCGAGGGCGAATTGCAGGGAAAAATGCAGCAGGGTCTATTATACATTCCCTTAAATGAAAAAGGCGAAAGAGCCGGGCATCCGTTCAAGGCTTCGCTGTTTGGAAAGAGCGCAGGACTTCCGGCTTTGGAACTGCATTTTGCGAAATGCAAAACGGCTTTGAAAGATAGCCCCGCCAAACAGACCCTAAAATCTGCCGTTACCATTGCCCTGAAAACCACAAGCGATGAACAGGCATTTAAAAAGCAATTAGCGGAACAGGGCATTAACGTAGTCGTGCGCCGGAATGATACAGGGCGTATTTATGGCATCACATTTATTGACCACAATTCCAAAGCAGTTTGGAACGGTTCACGTTTAGCAACTGAACTTTCTGCCAACACCTTTAATGATTATTGGAACAGTAACATCAACCCGGATATTAAGGAATCTGCCGTTTTACAACCCAAACTATCCACATCAAATGATGCGGATCTTCCTGCGGAAGAACCACACCATTTGTTCGACTTCTTAGCTACCGACAAACACGAAGACGGTTTGATTGAAGCACTGGGTGGCTTACTGCCCGAAGCCCAGGGCGAAGATTATGAGGAACAAGACTTTGCCAATAAAATGAAGAAGAAGCGCAAACGCCAAAGAGGTCAGAAATAA
- the mobC gene encoding conjugal transfer protein MobC: MQGEDDLRGLAKIMAFMRAVSILLVLMHLYWFCYGFFSERGWTLEVINKILGNFDRTAGLFSHTLYTKAFALVLLALSCIGTKGVKNEKITWTKIYVALGNGFVLFFLNTPLLKLPLNTATFLYILTSGLGYIALMVAGVWMSRLLRTNLMDDVFNNENESFQQETKLMENEYSVNLPTKFYYKGKWNNGWINIVNPFRASIVLGTPGSGKSYAIVNNYIKQQIEKGFSMYIYDFKFDDLSTIAYNHLLKHRDKYKIQPKFYVINFDDPRKSHRCNPLNPDFMTDISDAYEAAYTIMLNLNRSWIQKQGDFFVESPIILLAAIIWYLKIYDDGKYCTFPHAIELLNKKYSDVFTILTSYPDLENYLSPFMDAWQGGAQDQLQGQIASAKIPLSRMISPQLYWVMTGDDFTLDINNPKEPKILCVGNNPDRQNIYSAALGLYNSRIVKLINKKGQLKSSVIIDELPTIYFRGLDNLIATARSNKVAVCLGFQDFSQLTRDYGDKESKVIQNTVGNIFSGQVVGETAKSLSERFGKVLQKRQSMTINRNDKSTSISTQLDSLIPASKISTLTQGMFVGSVSDNFDERIEQKIFHAEIVVDNEKVAAEIKAYQQIPQILSFVNEQGVDKMKQEIENNYKQIKSDILNIVVSEMERIKNDPKLQHLLQDG, translated from the coding sequence ATGCAGGGAGAAGACGATTTAAGAGGGCTTGCCAAGATAATGGCTTTTATGCGGGCAGTCAGTATTCTTTTGGTGCTGATGCACCTTTATTGGTTCTGTTATGGTTTCTTTTCAGAACGTGGTTGGACGTTGGAAGTAATCAACAAGATATTAGGCAATTTCGACCGGACGGCGGGTTTGTTTTCACATACTCTTTACACCAAAGCATTCGCTTTGGTTTTACTGGCTTTGAGTTGCATAGGAACAAAGGGAGTAAAGAACGAGAAGATAACCTGGACTAAAATTTACGTGGCTTTGGGCAATGGCTTTGTGCTGTTCTTCCTGAATACACCATTACTAAAGTTACCGCTAAATACCGCTACTTTTCTATATATCCTTACCTCAGGTTTGGGCTACATTGCTTTAATGGTTGCTGGCGTTTGGATGAGCCGATTGCTGCGTACCAACCTGATGGACGATGTTTTCAACAATGAAAATGAGAGTTTCCAACAGGAAACAAAATTGATGGAGAATGAATACTCCGTCAACCTGCCAACCAAATTTTATTACAAAGGGAAATGGAACAACGGCTGGATAAACATTGTCAATCCTTTCAGGGCATCCATCGTTCTCGGTACGCCGGGTTCGGGAAAATCTTATGCCATTGTAAACAATTACATTAAACAACAGATTGAAAAAGGTTTCTCAATGTACATTTATGATTTTAAGTTTGACGACCTTTCGACAATAGCATACAACCATTTGCTGAAGCATCGTGACAAGTACAAAATTCAGCCGAAATTTTACGTGATAAATTTCGACGACCCACGCAAGAGCCACCGTTGCAACCCACTCAATCCCGACTTTATGACCGACATTTCAGATGCTTATGAAGCGGCTTATACCATAATGCTAAACCTTAACAGATCGTGGATACAGAAGCAAGGGGATTTTTTCGTGGAAAGCCCAATTATTCTTTTAGCTGCCATTATTTGGTATCTAAAAATCTACGATGACGGCAAGTATTGTACGTTCCCTCACGCCATTGAATTGCTGAACAAAAAGTATTCAGACGTGTTCACAATTTTAACCTCATACCCCGATTTGGAAAATTATTTGTCGCCCTTTATGGATGCGTGGCAGGGCGGGGCGCAAGACCAGTTACAAGGTCAGATAGCATCGGCAAAAATCCCACTATCAAGAATGATTAGCCCGCAATTGTACTGGGTAATGACAGGCGATGATTTTACGCTTGACATCAATAATCCCAAAGAACCTAAAATTTTGTGCGTCGGCAATAATCCCGACCGTCAAAATATTTATTCTGCAGCTTTGGGTTTATACAATTCTAGGATTGTAAAACTGATTAATAAAAAGGGGCAGCTAAAGAGTTCCGTTATCATTGATGAGTTACCCACAATTTATTTCAGGGGACTGGATAACCTTATTGCAACAGCGAGAAGTAATAAAGTAGCAGTATGTTTGGGCTTTCAGGACTTTTCGCAATTAACGAGGGATTACGGCGACAAAGAAAGCAAGGTAATACAAAATACAGTTGGTAATATATTCAGTGGTCAGGTAGTTGGCGAAACGGCTAAAAGCCTTTCGGAACGCTTTGGAAAAGTATTGCAGAAACGCCAAAGTATGACCATTAACCGCAATGATAAATCTACCTCTATCTCCACACAGTTAGACAGCCTTATACCGGCTTCCAAAATTTCAACGCTTACACAGGGTATGTTTGTCGGTTCCGTATCAGATAACTTTGATGAACGTATCGAGCAAAAGATATTCCATGCTGAAATTGTGGTAGATAATGAAAAGGTAGCGGCAGAAATCAAAGCCTATCAGCAAATACCGCAAATCTTATCTTTTGTAAATGAGCAGGGCGTGGATAAAATGAAGCAGGAAATTGAAAACAATTACAAACAGATAAAATCCGACATCCTGAATATTGTTGTAAGTGAAATGGAGCGCATCAAGAACGACCCGAAGTTGCAGCATTTGTTGCAAGACGGTTAA
- a CDS encoding SulP family inorganic anion transporter: MQKIINLFDFKQKVDYKIEVLSGLTVALALVPEAVAFALIAGLSPLVGLYAAFVMSLVTSILGGRPGMISGATGAIAVVIIALAKTHGVEYVFATVILAGAIQMLAGFLKLGKLIRLVPHPVIFGFVNGLAIIIFMSQLDQFKDPSGIWLTGTNLYILLALVGLTMLIIWGLPKLTKAIPASLIAILVVFGLVYLFKIDTKTVGDIASIKGGFPPFHIPQLPFSLGTLQIIFPYAAIIAGVGLIESLLTLNIIDEITETRGQSNREAVAQGAANILSGLFSGMGGCAMLGQSLINVSAGARARLSGIVASISLLIFIMFGSGLIEKVPMAALTGLMIMVAIGTFEWASLRIINKMPRHDIFVGMLVALITVLLHNLALAVLIGVIISALVFAWESAKRIRARKYVDENGVKHYEIFGPLFFGSTTAFTEKFEVLDDPSEVIIDFKESKVVDMSAIEALNVLTHRYAKQNKKIHLRHLSDDCRQLLKNAEAVIDVNIIEDPTYKVMLDK, encoded by the coding sequence ATGCAAAAAATCATCAATCTGTTTGATTTCAAACAAAAAGTAGATTACAAAATCGAAGTATTATCGGGTCTAACTGTAGCCTTGGCTTTAGTGCCAGAAGCAGTAGCATTTGCGTTAATTGCAGGTCTTTCACCTTTAGTAGGATTATATGCAGCCTTTGTAATGAGTTTGGTTACGTCTATATTGGGCGGTCGTCCCGGTATGATTTCCGGGGCAACAGGAGCAATCGCAGTTGTCATAATTGCATTAGCGAAAACTCACGGGGTTGAATATGTGTTCGCTACTGTTATTTTAGCAGGAGCCATTCAAATGTTGGCAGGCTTTTTAAAATTAGGAAAGCTTATCCGTTTAGTGCCGCATCCAGTCATTTTCGGTTTTGTAAATGGTCTGGCAATAATAATTTTTATGTCTCAACTTGACCAATTTAAAGACCCTTCCGGAATATGGTTGACAGGAACAAACTTGTATATCCTGTTAGCGTTAGTAGGACTAACGATGTTAATAATTTGGGGATTGCCAAAACTTACAAAAGCTATACCAGCATCGCTTATTGCAATATTAGTTGTATTTGGTTTGGTTTATCTTTTTAAAATAGATACAAAAACTGTTGGGGATATCGCATCAATTAAAGGTGGTTTCCCTCCATTTCATATTCCGCAATTGCCTTTTAGTCTAGGAACGCTCCAGATTATTTTTCCTTATGCTGCAATCATTGCTGGCGTTGGCCTTATAGAGAGTTTGTTAACTTTAAATATCATTGATGAAATAACAGAGACTAGAGGACAAAGTAATCGTGAAGCAGTAGCACAGGGTGCCGCAAACATTCTTTCTGGTTTATTTTCAGGTATGGGTGGTTGTGCAATGCTCGGTCAGAGTTTAATAAATGTGTCTGCCGGTGCAAGAGCTAGGTTATCAGGTATTGTTGCTTCTATCTCGCTGTTAATATTTATAATGTTCGGCAGTGGTTTGATTGAAAAAGTTCCGATGGCAGCATTGACAGGACTTATGATAATGGTCGCAATAGGAACATTTGAGTGGGCAAGCCTCCGCATCATTAATAAAATGCCAAGACACGATATATTTGTTGGGATGTTAGTTGCTTTGATTACTGTATTGCTTCACAACCTTGCTTTAGCAGTATTAATTGGAGTTATAATATCTGCATTAGTATTTGCTTGGGAGAGTGCTAAACGTATTCGCGCAAGAAAGTATGTTGATGAGAATGGTGTTAAGCACTATGAAATATTTGGTCCATTATTCTTTGGCTCAACCACTGCATTCACAGAAAAGTTTGAGGTACTTGATGACCCTTCTGAAGTAATTATTGACTTCAAAGAAAGTAAAGTTGTTGATATGTCCGCAATTGAGGCATTGAATGTACTTACACACCGTTATGCCAAGCAGAACAAGAAAATACATTTAAGGCATTTAAGTGACGATTGTCGCCAACTTCTCAAAAATGCTGAAGCTGTTATTGATGTAAATATCATTGAAGATCCGACTTATAAAGTAATGCTCGATAAGTAG
- a CDS encoding RteC domain-containing protein — MEKYYNKKILELEAALSELEIESDYLTDKIEIAIPIVIKCLSELKEFVLNNDFKSIQEEINFFKYQKPIIVSKLIYYNTVYKIETKRPYGYNRFKKYFSKELKKLKRFFNSNIEFYKYYRSNNSFLDEKYFLRGKHDIRLWLDTFYFEADHRFSTSHDYKIAKIIANDLIQVYLEDRLNNINVKRGSDNSLKWTASKTALTELIYALYSHGVFNNGNTDIKLIAKTFEEAFNIELGDFYHTFMELKARKINRTKFLDSLCEALIKKMDEKDEK, encoded by the coding sequence ATGGAAAAATATTATAACAAAAAAATTTTAGAACTTGAAGCGGCTTTAAGTGAGCTAGAAATTGAAAGTGACTACTTAACAGATAAAATTGAGATAGCGATACCAATTGTGATAAAGTGTTTATCCGAATTAAAAGAATTTGTATTAAATAACGATTTTAAGAGTATACAGGAAGAGATAAATTTTTTCAAATATCAAAAGCCAATTATTGTATCAAAATTAATTTACTACAATACTGTTTATAAAATTGAAACTAAAAGACCTTACGGCTATAACCGCTTTAAAAAATATTTCTCCAAAGAGCTTAAAAAGCTTAAAAGATTCTTTAATAGCAACATAGAGTTTTATAAATATTATCGAAGCAACAATTCTTTTCTGGATGAAAAATACTTTCTGCGTGGCAAGCACGATATAAGGCTGTGGTTAGACACATTTTATTTTGAAGCAGACCATCGTTTTTCTACTTCACACGATTATAAGATTGCCAAGATTATTGCCAATGACCTGATACAAGTTTATTTGGAAGACAGGCTCAATAACATCAATGTGAAAAGGGGTTCGGACAATTCATTGAAATGGACGGCAAGTAAAACAGCACTGACGGAACTCATATATGCACTGTACTCCCACGGTGTATTTAACAATGGGAATACAGACATAAAATTGATAGCTAAAACTTTTGAAGAAGCCTTTAATATTGAGTTAGGCGATTTTTACCACACGTTTATGGAACTGAAAGCCCGTAAGATAAACCGAACCAAATTCCTTGACAGCCTCTGTGAAGCCCTAATAAAAAAAATGGACGAAAAGGACGAAAAGTAA